The sequence GGCGGATGCGAGCGGTGAGGATCATCTGGGCGAGGACTTGTTTTAGATGGTGTATTGTGGTGCATTGGTCGGCGAGGAGAGAGAGACTAGGAGGAGTTGGCGGCGGAAGTGGAATGGTTGAGAAGAGTGAACGGGGAAAGCTGTGTTTGAGCGAGACGTCCAGAGTTGTGTACTCtgagttttttcaatttttttaacacaaatcgaaATGTGTACTatgaaaaaacacaaaaaattaccATGTTAAAATATATCACTCATTTTgttttcatatcaaaattttttagcctTCCCTTATcgcttttataattttttaaattattttaactgAATTTTTCCACATTATGTTCAACAGCGTAAATTCTTCTTCTAATTCCAAATCCTTTCTTTCTTTAACAAACAAAAATaaggtttttctttttcaataaagcTGCTTagaaaattaaaacagaaaacaatataaaaaaagaaaaaaattgggaAAGAGAACTCCACACAAAATGCATAATATTATTCACATGATGAATTACAGCCAAATTCCACGGAATCAactaactaattttttttcatgATTAAATGCAAATACTATTCACATTATAAACTATAACCAAACTACACAAAAGAATCAAGTAactaatttcaatttttatttacatTTTTGACGATTTAATTAGTTGGCATCGGATAGCGACATAAAGGGCATAAATGACTAGTCTTGAGCCAGCGGATGATGCATTCTTGATGATACACATGCTTACAAGGCATTGATAATACTTGTTCTGCATCATCACCGTCATCAAATTCAGATAGACAAATACTGCACCTCTCTGTTGCATTGTTATTCTTTTCAAGCTTCACTTCCTCAAGAGAATCAATGGCACTCTTCGAAGTAGGAACCATCTTAATATTAGTATTTCCCATGGACTCTTCAATGACGAAGTCGGTGATAATGTCGTCGTACTCATCAACAAATAATAACGAATTCTGGATAATAATGTCCAAATTCAAACTGAACAAACGAAAATCAGGTCTTTCGTAGAGAAATCCGGAACGACGAGTTTGAAGTATGGTTTCCGCGTAGGATATGACATCTGGCATCATGTGATGAATCAAGACATTTGGTATAACATCATCAGGAAAACGCAATTGCATGTGTGATGAACCGTTTTGAAGGAATTCTTGCGCTTGCATTAGAATTGAGCTGTGACATGCAAACGTATCATTGGCTCCTAACACTGGATAATGTGATTGTGGTTGTTGAGGATGAGTAGTCCAGCACGTTTGATGCCTAACTCGTACCTTGAGAATGAAGTAATCTGCTATTTTATCTCCGATGAGAGTTAGATAAAGTTCCAAATCTTCCTCCTGTtcttgcaacaatgagggagatgACACTTCCCAGGAAAAACCAAATGGCGACGTCATGATGATGAAATTGAGAACTGGTTTGATGCTTCAAGTTCGTCTATCAGAAATATAAAACTTTCTCTAATAGAAATAAGAATCAAACTGAGAATTAATCTTGTGGCTTTCTGCTTACTTATATATACAAGAGCTCCTAGTAAAATTTGGTACTGGATCTTAATTggatactaattttttttttccaaagtgACATTACTTTAAGAGAGGGAAGGTAATTGGATATTAATTGTATATTAATTGGCCGAACTATCTTTTTTAGTTTAATTAGGATAATAATCTTTTAGGATaattattttatatgattttctaactacttttattttcttggattatcatttataatttaaaaattaaaaattaaaaattattatttttgttaaattcaatcttattttatttttttactaactAACTGAAACTAATTGTTTGAGataagtaataaaaaaaatatatcgatcattatttataaaaaaaaaattaatatttatattatttaaaaatcaaaataactgccaattatttgaaataatgtgttttCTTTCTTGGAGTAGTTATAAATAGATTGATAAATTGATTAGACaaaagaaataaattgatttacaAAGATTTTGTACAAAATTATTATCGAGTGGTTGAATACTTGAATCCTAATTTATAATTTGGACGATCTTTCATTTTATAGAAATTTAGTAAGCACAGGCATACTTAGAAGATTTTTGATCCCTGTAAAACGAGTTCAAACATATCCTGTTTAAATACTTCATAATCCCTTATCACTTGCTTCAAATTTCATGATAAACACTTCaattaatttttgtaattttgtttgTTCCTATTCTctttttaaacaatttttttttttttgaatggacTTCTCTACTTGTCCTCGAACTTTAAGATATTCGAAATACAAATAGATACCaataatccaatttaattcaattaacTTAGACTTAAAACACatgaaaatattatttaaaaaggaaaagaaaaaaaaaacctactCAAAATATCTTAATGCAAGACAATGGAGTAAGCACAC is a genomic window of Arachis ipaensis cultivar K30076 chromosome B06, Araip1.1, whole genome shotgun sequence containing:
- the LOC107647421 gene encoding E3 ubiquitin-protein ligase RNF13-like; its protein translation is MTSPFGFSWEVSSPSLLQEQEEDLELYLTLIGDKIADYFILKVRVRHQTCWTTHPQQPQSHYPVLGANDTFACHSSILMQAQEFLQNGSSHMQLRFPDDVIPNVLIHHMMPDVISYAETILQTRRSGFLYERPDFRLFSLNLDIIIQNSLLFVDEYDDIITDFVIEESMGNTNIKMVPTSKSAIDSLEEVKLEKNNNATERCSICLSEFDDGDDAEQVLSMPCKHVYHQECIIRWLKTSHLCPLCRYPMPTN